The following proteins come from a genomic window of bacterium:
- a CDS encoding response regulator, which produces MFCNRILIVDDEPGIRDVLKELLERRGYQVSTSANGEDAIEVIRNILPQVVILDYLMPGMDGLEVLSKIKKEYPEVLVAILTGAGSEYIAVKAMKLGADDYICKPIEKERLYTIIDELIEKFKQSLVWRNYEYKYPIEDDIIRKYEFLRIVYSASKPNIHKICKFFNFFRQDFYILNKKFRQNGIIGIIDKSISQLEEELGTGEELGVNPSRLNKISDEGNGENEESNKRRMYKLSDFINKSDPIQMRLEMIREAATIPNPNITMICKKYHVTREAFYQNYRRFEKFGVLGLIDRKRGRPSLNGQKD; this is translated from the coding sequence CAACCTCTGCGAACGGCGAGGATGCTATTGAGGTGATAAGGAATATCCTGCCTCAGGTTGTTATTCTTGATTATCTTATGCCCGGTATGGATGGGCTTGAAGTGCTTTCGAAGATAAAAAAAGAGTATCCTGAAGTCCTTGTCGCCATACTTACGGGCGCCGGTTCGGAATATATCGCGGTCAAAGCCATGAAACTCGGGGCGGATGATTATATATGCAAACCCATAGAGAAGGAGCGCCTCTACACGATTATAGATGAACTTATCGAAAAGTTTAAACAGAGCCTTGTCTGGAGAAATTATGAGTATAAGTATCCTATTGAAGATGACATAATACGGAAATATGAGTTTTTACGGATAGTCTACTCTGCCAGTAAACCCAATATACATAAGATCTGCAAATTTTTTAACTTTTTCAGGCAGGACTTTTACATATTGAATAAGAAATTCAGACAAAATGGGATTATCGGGATTATCGACAAGAGTATAAGCCAGCTTGAGGAAGAACTCGGGACAGGCGAAGAGCTTGGCGTTAACCCATCCAGGTTAAATAAGATTTCGGATGAGGGAAACGGCGAAAATGAGGAATCGAACAAAAGAAGAATGTATAAACTCTCAGATTTCATAAATAAAAGCGATCCTATCCAGATGAGGCTTGAGATGATACGTGAGGCGGCTACGATACCTAATCCCAATATAACTATGATATGCAAAAAATACCATGTAACGAGAGAAGCTTTTTACCAGAATTACAGGAGATTTGAAAAATTCGGCGTCCTGGGGTTGATAGACAGAAAAAGAGGAAGGCCTTCCCTTAACGGTCAAAAAGATTGA
- a CDS encoding glycosyltransferase family 2 protein, whose translation MKISVVMAAYNEKETIKKIMESVLSVKNIHELIVVDDGSNDGTTETLERINNPKVIKLFSDKNYGKGHSLRKGFEKVTGDVVIIQDADLEYNPAEYEKLVAPIIDGKADVVFGSRFIGVPHRVLFFWHYIGNRFLTLLSNALTNINLTDMETCYKAFKSSILSEVKFKSQRFGFEPEFTAKMARKGYRIYETSISYSGRDYKEGKKITWKDGIAAIGHILRFNLFDR comes from the coding sequence ATGAAAATATCAGTTGTAATGGCCGCCTATAATGAAAAAGAAACTATAAAGAAAATAATGGAGAGTGTGCTTTCCGTGAAAAATATCCATGAGCTGATCGTAGTGGACGACGGTTCCAATGACGGGACAACGGAAACCCTTGAAAGAATAAACAATCCTAAGGTTATCAAACTTTTCTCGGATAAAAACTACGGTAAAGGCCATTCCCTGAGAAAAGGTTTTGAAAAAGTCACCGGCGATGTGGTCATTATCCAGGATGCCGATCTTGAATATAACCCGGCGGAATATGAAAAACTGGTCGCTCCCATCATAGACGGCAAAGCTGATGTTGTTTTCGGCTCAAGATTTATCGGCGTTCCCCACAGGGTCCTTTTCTTCTGGCATTATATAGGGAACAGATTTCTCACTCTTCTTTCCAACGCGCTTACAAACATAAACCTCACGGATATGGAAACCTGTTATAAGGCCTTTAAGTCTTCCATCCTGAGCGAAGTAAAATTCAAATCACAGCGCTTTGGCTTTGAGCCGGAATTCACCGCTAAAATGGCAAGAAAAGGCTACAGGATATATGAAACATCCATATCTTACAGCGGAAGAGATTATAAGGAAGGCAAAAAAATAACATGGAAAGACGGGATAGCCGCAATCGGGCACATATTGAGATTCAATCTTTTTGACCGTTAA
- a CDS encoding polyprenyl synthetase family protein, producing MFIVKKGIEKYFKEKASLINRRLDRLLPDAGSHPSPLFKAMRYSVMSGGKRIRPITAIAVCEALGGKEKDVIDFASAIEMVHCYSLIHDDLPSMDNDDFRRGKPTCHRIFGEAIAILAGDALLNLAFETVIFSKSPKKEAAMKSLSLNAGLHGMVAGQCADIISENKKVSRRELLFIHRNKTAALFSCACELGAIAASAGLRNTKKMKELGYNIGMSFQISDDLLDITGNEKEVGKKLRKDSSAGKNTYPSIFGIGTARRHFLEYSAAAAKIAESLKAKGRILKDITTFLTKRSA from the coding sequence ATGTTTATCGTGAAAAAGGGTATTGAAAAATATTTCAAAGAGAAAGCATCCCTGATAAACAGGCGTCTTGACAGGCTGCTGCCTGATGCCGGCAGTCATCCGTCTCCTCTCTTTAAAGCTATGCGCTACAGTGTCATGTCCGGAGGCAAAAGAATCAGGCCCATAACAGCCATTGCCGTTTGTGAAGCCCTCGGGGGAAAAGAAAAAGATGTTATCGACTTCGCGTCCGCAATCGAAATGGTACACTGTTATTCCCTGATACATGATGACCTTCCTTCGATGGACAATGACGATTTCAGGAGAGGGAAACCTACATGCCACAGGATATTCGGGGAAGCTATTGCCATTCTTGCCGGAGATGCGCTCCTGAACCTGGCGTTTGAGACCGTCATATTTTCCAAATCACCTAAAAAGGAAGCTGCGATGAAATCGCTGTCTCTGAATGCGGGGCTCCATGGTATGGTAGCCGGGCAGTGCGCTGATATCATTTCGGAAAACAAAAAAGTATCACGCAGGGAACTCCTTTTCATACACAGGAATAAAACCGCGGCGTTGTTCTCCTGCGCCTGTGAACTCGGGGCAATAGCAGCCTCAGCCGGACTGCGCAACACAAAAAAGATGAAAGAACTCGGATATAATATAGGTATGTCCTTTCAAATATCGGATGACCTGCTGGATATCACAGGGAACGAAAAAGAAGTGGGAAAAAAACTGAGAAAAGATTCATCCGCAGGCAAAAACACTTATCCTTCCATCTTTGGAATAGGGACCGCCCGGCGGCATTTTCTTGAATACTCTGCCGCGGCAGCCAAAATCGCGGAATCTCTCAAGGCAAAAGGCAGGATCTTAAAGGATATTACGACATTTCTTACAAAAAGGAGCGCGTAA
- a CDS encoding DUF2752 domain-containing protein produces MNAVKKYFFDKRAAFNLSLLIFLLFVYAVSFSLTPSTDGVGTHKNLFLPPCLFYETTGIPCPFCGSTTAFAYLAKGGFTEGFKANPFAGLLFFSGFYFLLYSGYCFILSKPLDYMYFFLMAVRVRWFIAAFIILSWIIKIYLHFN; encoded by the coding sequence TTGAACGCAGTAAAAAAATATTTTTTTGATAAGAGAGCCGCTTTTAATTTGTCGTTGCTGATTTTTCTTTTGTTCGTCTATGCGGTTTCTTTTTCTTTAACGCCTTCTACAGACGGAGTGGGGACTCACAAAAATCTGTTTCTTCCGCCGTGCCTGTTCTATGAAACCACCGGGATTCCGTGCCCGTTCTGCGGATCGACCACTGCCTTTGCTTACCTGGCGAAAGGCGGGTTTACTGAAGGTTTTAAAGCAAACCCGTTTGCGGGCCTGTTATTTTTTTCGGGTTTTTATTTTTTGCTTTATTCGGGATATTGTTTTATCCTAAGTAAACCGCTTGATTACATGTATTTTTTTCTTATGGCGGTTCGTGTTAGATGGTTTATTGCGGCTTTTATCATTCTTTCATGGATTATAAAGATATATTTACATTTTAATTGA
- a CDS encoding DUF4190 domain-containing protein: protein MDEPVKAPEVVPLADKASGRAVTSLVLGIVGILCCGPLAIVAWILGAIELSDIKKGLSPKAGEGMAKAGMIIGIIGTVLMILGILIWIALMTMGIMAGVAEQGGSY, encoded by the coding sequence ATGGACGAACCTGTAAAAGCGCCCGAAGTCGTTCCGTTAGCCGATAAGGCAAGCGGAAGAGCGGTTACATCGCTGGTATTGGGAATTGTGGGTATCTTATGCTGCGGCCCTCTTGCAATAGTAGCATGGATATTAGGTGCAATTGAGCTCTCTGATATAAAAAAGGGCCTTTCTCCCAAGGCGGGGGAAGGAATGGCAAAGGCCGGTATGATAATAGGTATTATAGGCACTGTCCTTATGATTCTCGGTATTCTGATATGGATAGCTCTTATGACAATGGGAATTATGGCTGGGGTTGCGGAACAGGGCGGAAGTTATTGA
- a CDS encoding DUF4013 domain-containing protein has protein sequence MRFQIEQALKYPSKDSKWAVKLLILGATLIIPIVNVVTSIFAAGYIIRFLKSSIAEFKGGAEAKLPEWDDMGKIFMEGLMPWVVCIMYGIVFSFVLFVVRLVFSMLAFPLIAFVLLLVMAPVVFVALAGYCQNSKFEDAFKVKEIFNEVKSKWLDYIIAGLISCVVSSIGFLACYIGGIITLPYGKIIGVRMMSQVYCAARKEGKEK, from the coding sequence ATGCGTTTTCAAATTGAACAGGCTTTAAAATATCCTTCGAAGGACAGTAAATGGGCGGTTAAGCTCCTTATTCTCGGGGCGACACTTATAATACCCATTGTGAATGTGGTAACAAGCATATTCGCGGCAGGATATATAATAAGGTTTTTAAAATCAAGTATTGCCGAGTTTAAAGGCGGCGCTGAAGCTAAACTTCCCGAGTGGGATGATATGGGGAAAATCTTTATGGAAGGGCTTATGCCGTGGGTAGTATGCATTATGTACGGCATAGTGTTCTCTTTTGTGCTTTTTGTGGTAAGGCTGGTGTTTTCCATGCTGGCTTTTCCTCTGATAGCTTTTGTTCTTCTTCTTGTCATGGCGCCGGTTGTTTTTGTGGCGCTGGCCGGGTATTGTCAGAATTCAAAGTTCGAAGATGCTTTCAAGGTGAAAGAGATTTTCAATGAAGTAAAGTCGAAATGGCTTGATTATATTATTGCAGGCCTGATTTCATGTGTTGTCAGTTCGATAGGTTTCCTGGCGTGTTATATAGGCGGAATTATTACACTGCCTTACGGAAAAATTATCGGGGTGAGAATGATGTCTCAGGTTTATTGCGCGGCGCGGAAAGAAGGAAAAGAGAAATAA
- a CDS encoding DNA gyrase inhibitor YacG produces the protein MTEERKQFPCPRCRNAVEKGSKFFPFCSHHCKYSDLYGWLENTYRISTPLNDDSHPEEKEPEEK, from the coding sequence ATGACAGAAGAAAGAAAACAATTCCCCTGTCCCAGATGCAGAAATGCGGTGGAAAAAGGCTCAAAGTTTTTCCCGTTCTGCTCCCATCACTGCAAATACAGCGATCTTTACGGATGGCTCGAAAACACATACAGGATCTCAACGCCCTTAAACGATGACAGCCATCCCGAAGAAAAAGAGCCGGAAGAAAAATAA
- a CDS encoding zinc ribbon domain-containing protein, producing MPTYEYKCKKCGHEFELFQKMSDPAVKDCPKCKTGNSVVKIIGSGSGIIFKGSGFYETDYKNPKRNNNESCRNCPAKDNSCPKDKK from the coding sequence ATGCCGACCTATGAATATAAATGCAAAAAGTGCGGCCACGAATTCGAGCTTTTTCAAAAAATGAGCGATCCGGCCGTAAAAGATTGTCCCAAATGCAAAACGGGTAACAGTGTGGTAAAAATAATAGGAAGCGGTTCGGGTATAATTTTCAAAGGATCCGGCTTTTACGAAACCGACTATAAAAACCCCAAAAGAAACAATAATGAGAGCTGCCGGAACTGCCCGGCTAAAGACAATTCATGCCCGAAAGACAAGAAATAA
- a CDS encoding GntR family transcriptional regulator yields the protein MGMPKYVLIKNYISKLVKERKLKPGDRVFSEAELSRKFSVTEMTARHALESLSGEGTVSRIHGKGTFVTGKYSFGSGKGNLWFILPEKLAGTEPNPYYSPILWGAERAARKAGYRFVVMSIDGQEETLSGKIDMERVKGIMFAGFGVSGRISGFLSRKIPVVMVDCLDRSGVSDSVCPDNFSGVKEALKYLFSKGHRKIAHIAGDIKHTNGDERKKAYMEFSYDNGFKEAKNFILKGDFLFMTAKKSVEAGFEKIKKCSAIFAANDMSAFGAITALKNKGIRVPEDVSVIGFDDIDFSKYSSPELTTVRVDKCSMGEAAVDCLMERAGGMFSKKKVKRIKTDLVVRNSVSQLRKE from the coding sequence ATGGGAATGCCGAAATATGTCCTGATAAAAAATTATATAAGTAAATTGGTAAAAGAGCGGAAATTGAAACCCGGAGACAGGGTTTTTTCGGAAGCTGAACTTTCCAGAAAATTTTCTGTTACCGAAATGACTGCAAGGCATGCGCTTGAGAGCCTGAGCGGGGAAGGAACAGTATCCAGAATCCACGGGAAAGGCACATTTGTTACGGGAAAATACTCTTTCGGTTCGGGTAAGGGCAACCTGTGGTTCATTTTACCGGAGAAACTTGCCGGAACTGAACCCAACCCTTATTACTCTCCGATTTTGTGGGGAGCGGAAAGGGCCGCAAGAAAAGCCGGTTACAGGTTTGTGGTTATGTCGATTGACGGTCAGGAAGAGACGCTTTCGGGAAAAATAGACATGGAACGGGTTAAAGGGATTATGTTTGCGGGTTTTGGCGTATCCGGCAGAATCAGCGGTTTTTTATCTCGCAAGATTCCGGTTGTGATGGTTGACTGCCTGGACCGCTCAGGTGTATCCGATTCGGTTTGTCCGGATAATTTTTCAGGGGTAAAAGAGGCGTTGAAATATCTTTTTTCAAAAGGGCACAGGAAAATTGCCCATATAGCCGGCGATATAAAGCATACCAATGGTGATGAGAGAAAGAAGGCGTATATGGAGTTTTCATATGATAACGGATTTAAGGAAGCGAAAAACTTTATCCTTAAGGGCGATTTCCTTTTTATGACCGCAAAGAAATCGGTTGAGGCCGGTTTTGAAAAAATCAAGAAATGTTCGGCAATATTTGCCGCGAATGATATGAGCGCGTTCGGCGCTATTACCGCGCTGAAAAATAAAGGGATTAGAGTTCCCGAAGATGTAAGTGTTATCGGTTTTGATGACATTGATTTCTCTAAATATTCCAGCCCCGAGCTTACTACCGTAAGGGTTGATAAATGTTCTATGGGAGAAGCCGCGGTGGATTGCCTTATGGAAAGGGCGGGCGGCATGTTCAGCAAGAAAAAGGTAAAAAGGATTAAGACGGATTTGGTCGTAAGAAATTCGGTTTCACAGTTAAGGAAAGAATAA
- a CDS encoding glycosyl transferase yields the protein MQFGFFDDEKREYVITRPDTPAPWINYLGTSDYCAIISNNAGGYSFSQSPKSGRILRFRFNNIPEDRPGRYIYIRDREDGDYWSASWQPVAKPLKKFKTECRHGLGYTKISSLYKGIGSHVTYFVPENRRCEVWALEIKNKSDKKRKIDIFSYAEFCFWDSELDMKDYQYILYTSKTCFRRGLIDYRLQFGNGRSKEAFFGSTGKIESFDSVRESFIGRYRSERNPFAVERGYCSSSVQEGGNPCGSLQIRMVLKPGESKKINFVMGEADSPGEGSRIIRYFGKKDSVEKELGKINKLWSEKLNAMQCSTGVKTFDSIFNIWNQYQCHTTFNWSRSASYIEAGGRDGLGYRDSLQDILGVVHAIPGKVRTRLTELLKAQTSTGCAFHHIQPLTMKTGQGHFPAGGTVYSDDHLWLGIAVGAYIKETGDKKFLFENISYIDKGSASVYGHLLKSVDFSLNNLGPHGLCLGLAADWNDCINLYGKGQSVWSTILLVKSMDEIIQLADYAGKKTDALKLTKLKRKISDRINRVAWDGKWYLRAYVDSGRKVGSSSCREGKIFVNPQSWAVMSGIADTGKAKSCMNSVYRYLNTKFGIRLLSPAYAKYDREIGSITSFPMGLKENAGIFCHANPWVIIAECIMKNPERAFEYCSNILPSAYNAESDKRGAEPYVYSQFTTGKENSNFGQTKNPWLTGTAAWCFIASANYILGIRPDFDGLVIEPCIPSKIRGFNVKRYFRGALYDIHVERRKGLTSSRTTLNGRDLKGIKIPLQKKGSENKVCVVLPS from the coding sequence ATGCAATTTGGATTTTTTGATGATGAGAAGAGAGAATATGTAATTACAAGGCCCGATACGCCCGCGCCCTGGATCAATTATCTCGGTACATCCGATTATTGCGCGATAATTTCCAACAATGCCGGCGGTTATAGTTTTTCTCAATCCCCCAAAAGCGGAAGAATATTGAGATTTAGGTTTAATAATATACCGGAAGACAGGCCGGGAAGGTATATATACATAAGGGACAGAGAAGACGGTGATTACTGGTCGGCGTCATGGCAGCCTGTCGCCAAGCCTCTGAAAAAATTCAAGACCGAATGCAGGCACGGCCTGGGTTATACAAAAATATCATCCCTGTATAAGGGTATTGGCTCTCATGTGACTTATTTTGTCCCCGAGAACAGGAGATGCGAGGTGTGGGCTCTGGAGATTAAAAATAAGTCGGATAAAAAGAGAAAAATCGATATTTTTTCGTATGCCGAATTCTGTTTCTGGGATTCCGAACTCGATATGAAAGATTACCAGTATATCCTGTATACTTCGAAAACCTGTTTCCGCAGAGGCCTGATAGACTACAGGCTTCAGTTCGGTAACGGCAGATCAAAAGAGGCTTTTTTCGGATCAACGGGAAAAATAGAAAGTTTTGATTCTGTCAGGGAATCATTTATCGGGCGGTACAGGAGCGAAAGAAATCCTTTTGCCGTAGAAAGAGGATATTGCTCGTCTTCCGTTCAGGAAGGGGGAAATCCCTGCGGGAGCCTTCAGATAAGAATGGTATTGAAACCCGGAGAGTCAAAGAAGATAAATTTTGTGATGGGCGAAGCGGATTCACCCGGCGAAGGCAGCAGGATTATACGGTATTTCGGGAAGAAAGATTCTGTGGAAAAGGAACTTGGAAAGATCAATAAACTCTGGAGCGAAAAATTGAACGCTATGCAATGTTCCACAGGGGTAAAAACATTCGATAGTATTTTTAATATATGGAATCAATACCAGTGCCACACGACATTTAACTGGTCGAGATCGGCATCTTATATCGAGGCCGGAGGAAGAGACGGTTTAGGGTACCGCGACAGTCTTCAGGATATACTGGGTGTGGTGCATGCTATCCCCGGAAAAGTCAGGACAAGGCTGACCGAACTTCTGAAGGCCCAAACTTCAACAGGATGCGCTTTTCACCACATACAGCCCCTTACGATGAAAACAGGGCAAGGGCATTTTCCCGCCGGGGGTACGGTTTATTCGGACGATCACTTATGGCTTGGAATTGCTGTCGGGGCATATATAAAAGAGACGGGTGACAAGAAATTTCTTTTTGAAAATATATCTTATATTGATAAGGGTTCAGCCTCTGTTTATGGCCATCTTCTGAAATCCGTGGATTTTTCGCTCAATAATCTGGGGCCTCACGGCCTGTGCCTGGGGCTTGCCGCGGACTGGAACGATTGCATTAATCTTTACGGGAAAGGCCAGTCTGTTTGGTCAACCATACTTCTGGTTAAATCGATGGATGAGATTATACAGCTTGCGGATTATGCGGGTAAAAAAACAGATGCACTGAAACTGACGAAATTAAAGCGAAAAATTTCGGACAGGATAAACCGTGTCGCATGGGACGGAAAATGGTATTTGAGGGCGTATGTGGACAGCGGGCGTAAGGTCGGGTCTTCTTCATGCAGGGAAGGGAAAATATTTGTAAACCCGCAGTCATGGGCGGTAATGAGCGGGATTGCCGATACAGGAAAAGCCAAATCATGCATGAACAGTGTTTACAGGTATTTAAACACAAAGTTCGGAATCCGGCTTTTGTCTCCGGCTTATGCGAAATATGACAGGGAAATAGGCTCAATTACGAGTTTTCCCATGGGACTTAAAGAGAATGCGGGGATATTCTGCCACGCAAATCCGTGGGTTATTATTGCGGAATGCATTATGAAAAATCCCGAACGCGCTTTCGAGTACTGTTCCAATATTCTGCCAAGCGCTTATAATGCCGAATCGGATAAACGCGGGGCGGAGCCGTATGTCTATTCCCAGTTTACAACGGGCAAAGAAAACAGTAATTTCGGCCAGACGAAAAACCCGTGGTTAACCGGTACGGCGGCATGGTGTTTCATCGCATCCGCCAATTATATATTAGGCATAAGGCCTGATTTTGACGGGCTGGTTATAGAACCCTGCATCCCGTCAAAAATAAGAGGCTTTAACGTCAAAAGATATTTCAGGGGCGCCCTGTATGATATTCATGTGGAGCGCCGGAAAGGATTAACATCTTCCCGGACAACGCTTAATGGAAGAGATCTTAAAGGGATTAAAATCCCTTTGCAGAAAAAAGGTTCGGAAAATAAGGTATGCGTGGTCCTTCCTTCTTAG
- the dtd gene encoding D-aminoacyl-tRNA deacylase produces MKAVIQRVSGASVEVKGEPVASISDGMLVLAGVEEEDSEKDVSYIADKIAGLRIFNDKNGKMNLSIADTGGSVIIVSQFTLCSDCRKGRRPAFDNAMEPALAAKLFNELVDGINARGIKTKTGVFGAEMTVNISNAGPVTFILDSKK; encoded by the coding sequence ATGAAAGCTGTTATTCAGAGAGTCAGCGGGGCTTCGGTTGAAGTAAAAGGAGAGCCTGTTGCGTCTATTTCGGATGGTATGCTGGTTCTTGCGGGTGTTGAAGAAGAAGATTCGGAAAAGGATGTGTCTTATATAGCTGATAAAATTGCCGGATTAAGAATTTTTAACGATAAAAACGGTAAAATGAACTTATCTATTGCCGATACCGGCGGCAGCGTTATTATAGTTTCCCAGTTTACTCTCTGTTCAGATTGCAGGAAAGGCAGAAGGCCGGCTTTTGACAACGCGATGGAACCTGCGCTCGCGGCAAAGCTGTTTAATGAACTGGTCGACGGCATAAATGCCAGGGGTATAAAAACAAAGACAGGGGTATTCGGCGCTGAGATGACCGTTAATATATCCAATGCCGGTCCTGTTACATTTATTTTGGATTCGAAGAAATGA
- a CDS encoding polysaccharide deacetylase family protein — protein MHIIIILFACISFIWFSLRFNWWRIPRKGIRVLMYHKISLGLGDGKKEKLRVSPEDFSRQMRYLKEKGYKSISLKELKEYFEGKKKFDFHPVVLSFDDGYKDNYLNAVPILREYGFSAVFFISTAYVGKDNLWDINGKDGGEPMMDWNEIKALCGQGFEIGSHTVTHADLTGIPREEIVKELKDSKSALESKLGVKITAVSYPFGHYNGEVMRIASDTGYPIGIATRHGINAESDNPLAVKRILIRGYDRRLDFILNVTRGRSHI, from the coding sequence ATGCATATAATTATTATTTTGTTTGCCTGCATCTCTTTTATATGGTTCTCCCTCAGGTTTAACTGGTGGAGGATACCCCGGAAGGGCATCAGGGTTTTGATGTATCACAAAATAAGCCTCGGCCTCGGGGACGGAAAAAAAGAAAAACTGCGTGTTTCCCCTGAAGATTTCAGCCGCCAGATGAGATACCTGAAAGAAAAAGGTTATAAAAGTATATCCTTAAAAGAGCTTAAAGAATATTTTGAGGGAAAAAAGAAATTTGATTTTCATCCTGTCGTTTTATCTTTTGATGACGGGTATAAAGATAATTACCTTAATGCCGTTCCGATACTCAGGGAATACGGTTTTTCAGCCGTTTTTTTTATTTCCACCGCTTATGTGGGAAAAGACAATCTCTGGGATATTAATGGTAAAGATGGCGGGGAACCCATGATGGACTGGAATGAGATAAAAGCATTATGCGGACAAGGTTTCGAAATAGGATCCCATACAGTTACACATGCCGACCTGACGGGGATTCCCCGCGAGGAAATAGTGAAAGAGTTAAAAGACTCAAAAAGCGCGCTTGAGTCGAAACTTGGCGTTAAGATTACAGCCGTCTCATATCCTTTCGGGCACTACAACGGGGAAGTGATGAGAATCGCTTCGGATACGGGATATCCGATTGGGATAGCGACCCGCCACGGGATTAATGCCGAATCGGATAACCCTCTGGCTGTTAAGCGCATATTGATAAGAGGTTATGACAGGCGGCTTGATTTTATCCTGAATGTGACAAGAGGCAGAAGCCATATCTGA
- a CDS encoding glycosyltransferase family 2 protein, producing MENNKLPVSVTVLTFNEEENIAECLDSVSWASEIIVVDSGSEDKTVEICGKYTDKIFYKDWAGFVEQKNFATSKCSFDWVFNIDADERISAELEKSIFNVFGSVEKDVYAAFMINFRSRYLGRWIYHCGWYPDYKPRLFNRNKARWEGEDPHAMVVPRGRTRRINGDILHYVYKNISAQVNTIQRYSDTSLHNFLKKGRKPRLLTMIFHPFVKFIETYIIKRGFLDGFAGFVISVNSSFYVFCKHAKLWEYYTKHK from the coding sequence ATGGAAAATAATAAATTACCGGTATCCGTTACAGTATTGACTTTCAACGAGGAAGAGAATATTGCCGAATGCCTTGATTCTGTTTCGTGGGCTTCGGAAATAATTGTCGTTGATTCAGGCAGTGAAGATAAAACGGTTGAAATATGCGGGAAATATACGGATAAAATTTTTTATAAAGACTGGGCGGGTTTTGTAGAACAGAAAAATTTTGCGACATCGAAATGTTCCTTCGACTGGGTTTTTAACATAGATGCGGATGAAAGAATAAGCGCTGAACTGGAAAAAAGCATTTTTAATGTATTCGGTTCGGTCGAAAAGGATGTTTATGCGGCTTTTATGATTAATTTCAGATCCAGATATCTGGGCAGGTGGATATATCATTGCGGGTGGTATCCTGATTATAAACCGAGGTTGTTCAACAGGAATAAAGCGCGGTGGGAAGGAGAAGACCCGCATGCAATGGTTGTCCCCAGGGGGAGGACAAGAAGAATAAATGGAGATATCCTCCATTATGTTTATAAAAATATTTCAGCCCAGGTAAATACTATTCAGAGATATTCGGATACCTCTCTCCATAACTTTCTTAAAAAGGGGAGAAAACCCAGGCTCCTTACGATGATATTCCATCCTTTTGTCAAATTTATCGAAACTTATATTATCAAGAGAGGATTTCTCGACGGTTTTGCCGGGTTTGTTATTTCCGTAAACAGTTCCTTTTATGTTTTCTGCAAACATGCGAAACTGTGGGAATATTACACAAAGCATAAATGA